The genomic segment GGTGGCGCAGGATAACACAATTCTGATTGAACAATTTCTGGATGCGCTCTGGCTGGAACGCAATCTGGCAGAGAACACGCTGGCATCTTACCGTCTGGATTTACGGGCGTTAAGCGAGTGGTTACACGCCCACGACCTGACGCTGGAGAACGCGCAGGCACTGGATTTGCAATCGTTTCTGGCTGACAGGGTTGATGGCGGATATAAGGCAACCAGTTCTGCGCGGATGTTAAGCGCCATGCGGCGACTGTTTCAGTATCTGTATCGTGAAAAGATCCGCAGCGACGACCCTTCAGCGTTGCTGTCTTCGCCAAAACTACCACAGAGATTGCCTAAAGATTTAACCGAATCTCAGGTAGAATCTCTGCTGCAAACCCCTCGCACTGAAGAGCCCATCGAGCTGCGCGATAAAGCCATGCTGGAAGTGCTGTACGCGACCGGGCTGCGGGTGTCTGAACTGGTAGGACTCACTATCAGCGATGTCAGTCTGCGTCAGGGCGTCGTTCGGGCCATTGGTAAAGGTGATAAAGAACGGCTGGTTCCTCTGGGGGAAGAGGCGGTTTACTGGCTTGAACAATATCTTCAGTACAGTCGACCATGGTTGATCAATGGCGGCACACTGGATATTCTGTTCCCCAGCAAACGCGGGCAGAAAATGACCCGCCAGACATTCTGGTACCGGATTAAACATTATGCGGTGCTGGCAGGTATCGACAGTGAGGCACTTTCACCTCACGTATTGCGTCATGCATTTGCGACACATTTATTGAACCATGGTGCAGATTTGCGTGTCGTACAGATGCTATTAGGTCACAGTGATTTGTCGACCACCCAGATTTATACTCATGTAGCAACCGAACGGTTGAAACAGTTACACCAACAGCACCATCCCCGGGCCTAACCGGATGGGCTCCGGACTGATAATCCAAAGGAAAAATGATGAAGAAAGGTTTATTGCTATTAACGCTGGCGCTGACAGCATTCACTTCCGTAGCTAAAGCGGATGATGCGGCGATTAAGCAAGCTCTGCAACAGAAGCTTGGCGCCACTCAGATCGAAATTCTGCCATCGCCGATTGCCGGGTTGCAGACCGTACTGACTGAGGGAGGGGTACTTTACGTCTCCAGCGATGGTAAACATATTCTGCAAGGACCTTTATATGACATCAGCGGGCCTGTGCCGGTTAATGCCACTTCCGATCAGTTAGGGCCTATTCTGTCCAAGCGTATGGAAGCCCTGAAAGATGAGATGATCATTTATAAAGCACCACAGGAAAAATATGTGGTTACGGTCTTTACCGATATCACCTGTGGTTACTGCACCAAGTTGCACAAAGAAATCGCCGGTTATAATGAACTAGGTATCACTGTTCGCTATCTGGCTTATCCGCGTCAGGGTGTTGAATCAGACGCAGAGAAAAAAATGGCTTCTATCTGGTGTGCGTCTGATCGTATGACGGCCTTTGATGATGCGATGGCCGGTAAAGCGGTAAAACCAGCCAAGTGTGATATTGATATTAAACGTCATTATGAACTGGGTTCACTGTTTGGTATTCAGGGAACGCCAGCGATCGTTGTTGATGGTACCACTGTACTTTCTGGCTATAGCGCGCCAAGCGATCTGAAAGCCACGCTGGATGCCTATACTGCGCATAAAAGTGGTATAAAAGTTAACTAATTCTTTCGTTAGTCACCCGCAGCAGGTGGTTTTACTGCTGCGGGTATTACGCTTTGCACTTCGCTGTAAACACCAGGTTTAAATACACTTCCACTATGAATAAAACACAATTACGTCGTCGTCCTCAGGTTGACAGCAGCACTCTGCCATCGACAATTCCAGCGCTATTGCGTCATTTATATGCCTCTCGTGGGGTAACGGATGCCAGCCAGCTGGATAAAGGTGCCAGAAGTTTACTGAGCTATCAGCAGCTGGACGGAATACAGCAAGGGGTAGATTTGCTGTTGGCGGCGCTGAAGGATAAACGTCAGATTGTCATCGTGGGTGATTTTGATGCGGATGGAGCAACCAGCACGGCGTTAAGCATTCTGGCGCTGCGCAGTATGGGTTTTCCCCGAGTCAATTATCTGGTGCCTAACCGGTTTGAAGATGGCTACGGCCTGAGCCCGGAAGTGGTTGAACAGGCCGTGGAGCTGGGGGCGGAACTGATCGTCACCGTGGATAACGGTATCTCTTCCCATGCCGGAGTTGACAGTGCCCATGCCAAAGGCATTCAGGTGTTGGTCACCGATCACCATCTGCCGGGAGAAACGCTACCCGCCGCAGAAGCCATTATTAATCCAAATTTGGATAACTGTGAGTTTCCTTCCAAATCACTGGCGGGTGTGGGTGTCGCTTTTTATTTGATGCTGGCTCTACGGGCGCGTCTGCGTGAAGAAAAATGGTTTGAACAACAGGGCATCGCCGAGCCTAATCTGGCAGAACTGCTGGATTTAGTCGCGCTGGGCACCGTGGCGGATGTGGTTCCGCTGGATGCCAATAACCGAATTCTGGTGCATCAGGGGCTTAACCGTATTCGCGCCGGGCAGTGTCGACCGGGAATTAAGGCATTGCTGGAAGTTTCCAAGCGAGATGCGCGCCAACTGACCGCTAACGATATGGGCTTCTCATTGGGGCCACGGCTGAATGCGGCAGGGCGTCTGGATAATATGTCCATTGGCGTTGAGTTACTGCTGAGCAACGATATGGCCGAAGCGCGCGGGATGGCGAGCGATCTGGATACGTTAAACCAAACGCGTCGCGAGATTGAACAGGGAATGCAGGTTGAGGCGTTAACCCTGTGCCAGCAGCTTGAACAAAATGAAGCAGAACTTCCTTATGGTGTGGCAATGTACCATCCTGAATGGCATCAGGGGGTGGTAGGTATTCTGGCATCAAGAATAAAAGAGCGGTTCTATCGCCCGGTGATTGCGTTTGCTCCGGCGGGTGATGGCATTCTCAAAGGCTCCGGGCGTTCAATTGCCGGGCTACATCTGCGGGATGCTCTTGAACGATTAGACACCCTCTATCCCGGCTTAATGCTGCGATTTGGTGGTCATGCCATGGCAGCGGGATTATCACTTGAAGAGTCCCGCTTCAGCGAGTTTCAGCAGCGTTTTGCCGATTTGATTGGCGAATGGTTGGATCCATCGGCTCTGGAAGGGGTTATCTGGACCGATGGCGAACTGGAGAATGCGTTATTGACGCTGGATACGGCGGAACTATTACGCGACGGCGGCCCCTGGGGGCAATCATTTCCGGAACCGGTATTTGATGGTCAGTTTAAAATATTACAGCAGCGTCTGGTTGGTGAACGCCATTTAAAAGTTACTGTTGAACCGGTAGGCGGCGGTGTACTATTAGATGGCATTGCATTCAATATTGATACGACTCAGTGGCCGGATGCCAGTATTAAACAAGCGACCATTGCCTATAAACTGGATATTAATGAATATCGTGGTAATCGTAATGTTCAATTAATGATTCAGCACTTATGGGCTAATTAAGTAAAATAAATAGCCTATTTATTTTACTTAGAGGATGGCAATAACCACACTTGTGATAATTGATATACATCAGACACAGGTTTTATTGGGAAGCGCATTTCTCAGAATAAAAAAGATAACATCTTGTTATCTTTTTTTATGAAACTAATATACGCTGATGATGATAAAGCTTAATTTTAATTTCAATTAAAATCATTATGTTAGATTTGACTTATTTGGTTTTGATACTGTTTTTAATTATTTGGTGCGATTTCTGTAAATATTCTATTGTAGGACAAATACCATAGCTGAACCTAAATAGATTGACGTTTCCCGTTTCTTTCTCTTAAACTCCCTTCCGTTAATTATGTCCTTCAATAATTAAACCGGCAATAAGATGATTAATTTCATTATTAAATTAACTAACTTCTATATTTATAGTGAACTGTAATGGTTTGTTATAGATACGATTTATCCAAGGATAGATGAATAACAATGGACAATATAATTAAGCTACTGACTGCTAATGTAACACCGCAGCTGATTGAAAAACTATCTCACTCTTTGGGAGAGAAAGAGAGCGGACTGGGACTGGCATTACCCAGCGTTTTTCCTGTTGTATTAGAGCAGGTGAGAAATTACCTGAAACATTCCGATAGCTCTCACGAGTTTATTGCTGAATTAGAGGAAATTCCTGAGTTTAATATTAATAGTCTTATTGATGGTAATCATCACCAGAGCGATAAATTATCCTCCCTGATGACGATGATCACCGGAAAAATGCCAGAAATCACCGACAAAGTGGCTTCAGTATTTAATCTGAACGGGAGTTCAGCCAAAATGCTGTTAACCGTTGCTGGCGGAATGGTTATCAATGCGCTGAGAGATTATGTTAATAATCGTGCAACTCAATCTATTTCTCTGAAGGGATGGTTATCTTCACAGGCACACCTGATTTCTGCCGAACTGCCGGTTCAGTTCCAGTCATTCTCTGTTAATGAAGCGACTAAGCCAAATACCGTTAAGGTTGTGGCTCCAGCCAAACCATTACTGAATCCGGATGCACCAATCAGACCAACACCTAAATTAGCTGAAAAGAAAAAAGGTGGCGGCAAGTGGTGGTTACTTCTGCTGTTACTGTTAATTCTGGCTGCAATTTATTTCCTGCGTGGCTGTGGTACCACTAAAGAAAGCACTCCGGTAGAAATTGCACCGCCAGCGGCTACTGCTCAGGTAAGCACCGGAAGCCTGTGGGGTAACCTGGGTGACTTCTTCCGTAAACTGTTACCAGATGGTAAAGAGCTGAACATTCCACAGTATGGCGTTGAAAATAAACTGATTGAGTTTATTGAAAGCAACCTGCCAGTCGACAGCACCACCTGGTTCTCTTTCGACCGTTTACTGTTTAAAACCAACAGCGCTCAACTGGAGCCACAGTCTGATGAACAGCTGAATAACATCGTAGCTATTCTGAAAGCGTATCCAAATGTGAAATTAAAGCTGGGTGGATATACCGATAACACCGGTACTGAAGAGATTAACCTGAAGTTATCTCAGGATCGTGCAGATTCTGTACGTGCTCAGATGATTCAACTGGGCGCTGATGCCAGCCGTCTGGAAGCGAAAGGTTATGGTTCAGAACATCCGGTAGCACCAAACGATACTGACGAAAATCGTGCTAAAAACCGTCGTATCGATATTTTAGTTATCGAGAAGTAATGCATTACTCTCTCTCAACCTGTGTTACAGGTTGAGAGAGTTTCAATATACGCGATTAGCGCAGAGCAATAATTCCTTTTAATACCTTCCGCAGGGTTTTAATCTCTTCTTCACTGAACTCCGATAACACCTGCTCCTGCTGTCTGGCTGCTATATCCCATAGCATTTCAGCCTGAGTTGTCCCTGCATCAGTCAGTCTGTAACCGCTTTGAGTATGGGAGACTAACCCTTTCCGGCACAGGTTTTCTTCCGCTTCTTCAATTTCACGGTCCGGCATGGCGGCTTCCACCAGAAGGCGAGAACGTTCCAGTTCTGCATCATTTTCCAGCACCATCAGCATACGGGCTTCGTTGGCGCGCAAACCGGTAGAGAGCTGTTTCGGCTGGTAATCGGCCTGATAGCTGCGCAAGGCCTGGGTCAGCAGATAGAAGATATTGTTACGTAATCGGCCCTGAAACGTGCTTGGTGTAGTACCGCACTCTTCTTTCTTTTGTTCGCGTGGATAGGGCAGAACCATCGAGTAAGAACCCTGATGATAAACCAGCGGTGCGCGGCCACAGTCATCAAAAGCGACCACTTTTCCAATCATAATCCAGTGATCCCCCCCGTCCACCAACTGATATTTTTCGCACTGAAAACGGGCGGAACAGTCGATAAACAGAGGAGCGCCGCCGGCACCGGTTTCGATATTTACACCGGCAAATTTATCATCCTGTGGGCGGGCGAACTGGTTAGACAGATTAACCTGATCCGCCGCCAGCACATTGATAGCAAAGTGAGTGGCCTGCTCGAATACCGGATAGCTACCGGAACGCTTATCGATACTCCATAGCACCAGCGGTGGATCGAGAGACACAGAGTTAAAACTATTGGCGGTTACTCCGACTTTGGTGCCGTCAGATAAGGCCGCCGTTACAATGGTTACGCCGGTTGCAAAGTTACCCAGAGCGCGCCGGAAAGCGCGCGGGTCCAGAGTATTATCAGCATGGGTTGTCATGAAGCAGGACTCCTTATCTCATCTCAAACCATGGTTGGATCGGGTTCCAGCCCCATCAGCTCACGGCCGAGGATCTGTGAACAGATATCATAGTCGGTGTAGGCGTGTGCCGCGGTCATGTGTGAATCGCGGAACAGACGCTGTATTTCATTGTGTTCCATCCAGCTGGTTGCTCCGGCGGCACTGAACAGGCGATCTACCGCTTCCACGCACATTTTTACCGCGTAGGCCTGGTTGGTACGCCAGTTAGTGAGCGTTGCTCTGGTTGGATATTGATGGTTGCGCCCATGCTCGGCATGCTCTTCCCAGGTTTTTTCCAGAAATGCACGTGCCGCACCAACCTGATGGGTTGATTCTGCCAGGCGCATTAATGCTGGCGTAGCGGTACCAACTTTAGCGCCGGTGTAAGCACGCACCCGGTTTTGTGTTTTCTCTTTGAATGCGACCAGCATACGCTCGGCAACCCCAAGGCTGATGGAGGCGAAGCCACAGGCAAAATAGGGGCGATAAGGGGTATAGAAAATATCGCTATCAGGATAGAGATCGAACCCGCTGGAGCGGCCTTCCATCATGTCCTGTGCGGCTTCAATACGGTGGTTAGGAATAAAGGCATCTTTAATCACCAGGGTTTTGGAACCGCTGCTGCGCATACCAACCGCATACCAGTCATCACGAATTTCATAATCGCTACGTGGGATCACCCCGAAGCTATAAATCAGTTCGCCTTTGTCGTTTTCGCGGCGCATGCCGACAATTGCCCAGTCAGCATGGTCACAGCCGCTGCTCCAGCCCATTTCACCGCTGAGATAGACTCCGCCATCTCCTTCGCGAATGGTACTGAATGGCGCGATACTGCTGCTGGCGGTGGCGTCAGGGTTATCTCCCCAGATCTCATCCTGTAACTGTTTTGAAAACATCGCCAGCTGATGGCTATGGGTACACAGCAGGCTGAATGCCCAGGCAGTACCACCGCAGGCTCCGGCCAGAGCCGCAACGCAGTCGGTAAATTCAGGCAGGGAGATTTCCATACCGCCATAGTGTTTTGGCTGAAATACGCGGTGCATGCCGATGCCTTTTAACAGGGCGATATTTTCGTCAGGTACTTTTCGTTCCAGTTCTGCACGAGCGGCGTTGGCGGCAATAGCCGGAAGGATTGGTTTTAATTTCTCAAGCATTGGGTTGGTGTTTTTCATAATCTGATTGCCTCCATGGTGTTTCAGTACGCTGTAGTGCGCTTTTTATTGTTCTCCCTCCGCCAGTTACGAAGGGGTTTTGATACCGTGGTTAAAAATAATGTTACTTATTTGTTTAAATTTTGTTTATGTATTGAAACAAGATAACCACCGACAAAGAAGAGACTTTTAAGGCAATGACGGGTACTTTTCATGGGCTGACAGGATTAAGTTGTTGGTTCAGTCTGTTTATCGGAAATAGAAACCCGGCTCATACGGTAACCCGTTGGGGAACTGCCGGTCATGCGGTTAAAGAAGCGGGCAAAATAGGCGGGATCTTTGAATCCCAGCTGGTAGGCAATGGTATGAACCGAATCGGTGGAAAACAGCAGAGAACGTTTGGCTTCGCTGATAATGCGTTCAAAAATAAGACGTTTTGGCGGCATGTTAGAGAAGCGACGGCAGAGGTCGTTAAGTCGTGATTCAGTAATACCGATTAATCCGGCGTAATGGGGGACGTTATAGTGTTCTCTATAATGCTGAGCAATCAAAAAGTTAAAGCGCTGGAACAGTTTAATATTGCCTTTCACACTGCACACCGAGGACTCCAGCTCTTCAATATTACGCAACAGTTGAATAAACAGCGCCTGAGAAAGCAGAGCCAGCGTTTGTTCTCCCGGCCCGTCCTGCTGTTGAAACTCTGTGGCGATAAGCTGCCAGTAAGTTCTGATGGTGCTGAGTTCTTTATCCTGTCCGGATAATGACTGGCAAATGGCCGGCAGATTTAGCGCCCCCTGATTGCCGGGATAGAGTTTTTCTAATAGTGGCCAAACCAATTCCTGACGTAGCGTCAGAACATGGCCATCGCTGTCTGATTTAGTATTAAACGCATGGGGAATAGAAGGGGGAGTAATAATAAACAGCGGTGCCTGAACTGAATAGTGTTGGTCATCAAGCTGTAGCTCAATTTGTCCGCTGTCTAAGAAATGTACCTGAAAATAGCAGTCATGCCAGTGTACCTGCATATCCCGACCAAAAAACTCAGCCAGCCGGGCAAAGGACTCATAGTGAACATCTCGTGACTCATAGCGAGCGTCATACACTTTGCTGATATCGATATTAGCGGTAAAAGGCTGTGGGTGGTGGTTTTTGTCGTTCATGGACGCCTCCCGGGTATATTGAGTTTGAGCGGTTTTTAGTTTTAGTGCTGAGTCAATTTCGTCCACTAATCGTGTTGTGTCTGAATGAATATTGGTGCGAGTGGCGTTAGGGCGAACGCCCCCCTGCACCTTCGCACCCGAATTCAGATCGCCTGCTGACAAACTTAATCAATCAGCCACTGTGCATATTCCGGCCGTAAAAACGATGTTGCTTATATCACCTTTGTGCTCGGCCGGAAGACCATCTGTACTCAGTTGTAGTGCGCATCGGGCCTGGCCGGGTTAGGGGCGCTTCGTTGGCTTACGCCAAGTTGACCCCAACACCCGTCCCTCCCGATGGTTGACTATCTCAAGGGACTAAACTGAACTAGCCGACTTTGTCAGCAGTCTGAAAACACCTTTGGTGTTTTGCCCTTCGGGCCAGTACAGTTGTTTCAACTTAGCCGCAGAGTCTCTTTTGAATAAACTAAATTCTGAGTCTTCTGCGGTGTTATAAATAAATTTATGGTGTAGCCCTTGGTCTTGAGTGTTGCATCGGGATAAACCAAATGATGATGGCACCTACAATCAGTAATCCGGCGACGAAGTAGAGTCCGGAGGAGAAGCTGCCGGTCTGGTCTTTCAGGATGCCGATTAGCAGTGGGCTTACCGCGGAGCCAACGTTGCCGGTGGCGTTGATAACGGCAATACCAACGGCTCTGGCTCGCAGGCTGATGGACTGGTCCGGGGTGGTCCAGAAGATCGCCATGGCGGTAAATGAGCCAACCGAGGCCATAATGATTCCCAGCAGTTGTACCATTGAGTGGTTAGTTAATGACGCCAGAATCCAACCACAGGCGGCAAATATGTATGGCAGTACGGTATGGACTTTTCGTTCCTGCATGCGGTCGGAACGTCTGCTCCACCAAATCATCCCCGCGACGGTACAAAATTGAGGGATGGCCGTCAGGAAGCCAATCATGATGTTGCTGCTGCCCTGATTGAAGCTTTGCATAATCTGAGGCGTCCAGATATTGATGGCGCTCAGGGTATTGGTCAGGCAGAAGTAGGCCAGGGTGTACATCAGAACCACTGGAGACAGCACTTCACGCCACAGGCTTTTTTGTTGCATTGCACCGTAGCTGGTAGGTCCTTCCGGCTGAACTAAGGTCAGGCAGTCTGATTCCATCATGTCGTGCAGGCATTTTTTGTCTTCATCGGTTAACCATTTGGCTTTCTGTGGCGTGTCGTCCAGATAGAACCACACCACTATACCTAACAGTACCGATGGAAAGCCTTCCAGCAGGAATAACCACTGCCAGCCTTTAAGGTTGAGAATACCGTCCAATGACAGGATATAGCCGGAGGCCAGTGAGCCGAAGGCCATAGTGACTGGCATGGCAATCATAAATAGTGCGTTGGCTCTGGCACGGAAGAATGCCGGAAACCAGTAAGTCAGATACACCAGGATCCCCGGCAGGAAGCCCGCTTCGGTAATTCCCACTAACATGCGCAGGATGTACAGGCTGGTTGGGCCGGTGGCGAACATGGTGGCGGTGGAGGCCAGTCCCCATAGCACCATGATGGTGGCTATCCAGCGTCGGGCTCCGACGATGCCGAGCATGATGTTGCTGGGTATGCCGAAAATAACATAGGTGGCATAGAACAGTGTGGCTGCAAGGCCAAACATGGTGGAGGAAAGCCCCAGATCTTTACCCATGGTTAATCCGGCGAAGCCGATATTAATCCGGTCGAGAAATGAGAACACGAACAGCACAAACAGGAAGATGATCACGCGACGGAATAGCTTTTTGATGACCGCCTGTTGTTGTGGTGTATGGGTGGTGTGCTGCATATCTGGTGAGGTTGAGCTGCCACCGGTATTTTGATGTAGAGATTCTGTATTGTTCATAGGCTTCTCAGTTTGTGTGGTGGTGGTTATTAGCCTTGGTGGATATTCCGGCCGTAATTACGTAGTGCCTGTATCGGCTTAGTGCCTGGCCGGAAGACCGTCTGTACTCGATTTCGGAGAGCGTCGGGCCTAGGCTGCCTACGGGCACTTCGTTGGCTTACGCCAAGTCGACCCCCACGGCACCCTCTCCCTCCGATTAGCTTTGTTAATAAAACCAAGGGGATAAATTTCCCTTTTTGATTAGTTTTATTAGCAATATCGAAGGACGGCTTTACCTTGTTGTTCACCTACTCTCTAATAAACACTACTTGTACTGTTTGTTTCCGGTGTTGCTGTCTGTTCAGCGGTTTGTTGGAACTGTTTTGCCAGTGATTCGGCGGCTTTGCTGAGTAGGGTGGTGTCGACGCCGACGGCGACGAACAGGGCTCCCAGTGACAGGTAATGTCGGGCCATTTTTTGGTCGGCCATCAGGATGCCGGGGGCTTTTCCGGCGGCGATGATTTTGCCGATGGCATGTTCAATGGCCTGTTGGACTTCCGGGTGGTTTGGCTGGCCGGGGAGTCCCATGTCGGCGGAGAGGTCCGCTGGGCCGATAAAGACGCCGTCGATGCCTTCAACCTGAAGTATGTCTGGTAAATTGACTAATCCACGGCGGGTTTCAATTTGTACCAGTACGCACATTTCACTATCGGCTTTTTGCAGATAGTCAGGGATGCGGTTCCAGCGAGAGGCTCTGGCCAGTGCGCTGCCGACACCCCGGATTCCATTGGGTGGATAGTGGGTAGACTGAACGGCTAATTGTGCCTCTTCTGCGCTTTGTACCATCGGTAGCAGCAGGGTTTGCGCACCAATATCCAGCAGTTGTTTCACTCTGACCGGATCGTTCCACGGCGGGCGAACTACCGGCTGGGAGGCGTAAGGCGCAACCGCCTGTAGCTGACTTAAAATGGTTTGCAGATCGTTAGGCGCGTGTTCACCATCAATCAACAGCCAGTCGAATCCGGAACCCGCCAGCAGTTCTGCGCTGTAGGGGCTGCACAGGCCGAGCCATAAACCGATTTGCGGTCTTTTTTCTGCCAGTGCACGTTTAAAATGGTTAATTGGCATTTCCATGATGTTCTCCTTAAACAAACCGGCAGCTGATAGCGCCCATTGAACCGTAATCCACATGGAAGGTGTCACCGGGGCGGGCAGGCACCGGGCGGGTGAAGGAGCCGCCAAGAATCACCTGTCCGGCTTCCAACTGAACGCCATAAGGGTGGAGTTTATTTGCCAGCCAGGCCACGCCGTTAGCCGGGTGGTTTAGTACTGCTGCCGCTACGCCTGACTCTTCAATTACGCCGTTGCGATACAACAGAGCGCTGATCCAGCGTAAATCCAGTGCATCAGGTTTGATTGGGCGGCCGCCCATCACCACACCTGCGTTAGCGGCGTTGTCAGAGATGGTGTCAAACACCTTACGTGGGCGCTGGGTATCCGGGTCGATGTTGTGGCAGCGGGCATCGATAATTTCCAACGCGGGTATGATGTAGTCGGTCGCGTTATACACATCGAAAATGGTGCAGTTCGGACCCGTCAGCGGTTTCGCCAGAATAAAAGCCAGCTCCACTTCAATACGCGGCACGATAAAACGATCGGATGGGATATCGCTGCCATCGTCGAAGAACATGTCGTCCAGTAAAGTGCCGTAGTCCGGCTCACTGATTTGTGAGCTGTACTGCATGGCTTTTGATGTCAGGCCAATCTTGTGGCCTTTCATCTGGCGACCCTCTTCGATTTTGAGTTTTACCCAGGTGCGCTGGATGGCGTAGGCATCTTCCAGCGTGATATCCGGGTTTTGCAGCGAAATCTGTTGGATCTGCTGTCGGTCTTTCTCAGCCTGATTGAGTTGCTGAGCCATGCGCATAATGGTGTCTTGATTTAACATATTGATTTCTCGCTTCAATCCAGGCTGCCAAAACAGAGATATTTAATCTCCATATAATCTTCAATACCGTGCCGGGAGCCTTCGCGTCCCAGACCCGACTGTTTAATGCCGCCAAAAGGGGCTGATTCATTGGAAATTGCACCTTCGTTAATTCCTACCATGCCGCACTCAAGTGCTTCAGCCACGCGGACGATTCGACCAATATCACGTGAGTAGAAGTAGGCCGCTAAACCGGACTCCGTCTGGTTTGCTAACTGAATAGCCTGCTCTTCGGTCTGGAAACGAATTAACGGCGCTACCGGGCCAAAGGTCTCTTCATTGGCGATCAGCATGTTCTCAGTCACCCCGGTTAATACCGTCGGTTGGAAGAAGAACCCGTCTTGAAGGTACGGTTGACCGCCGGTAAGAACCTGGGCGCCATGCTGTCTGGCATCGTCAATATGAGATTGAACTTTGGCCACGGCAGCGGCGTTGATAAGCGGACCCTGCTGGAAATCGCCTTCCAGCGCCGGACCGGCTTGTAATGTGGCAACAGCGCTAGCCAGTTTTTGGCTAAAGGCGTCATACACCGAGTCCTGAACCAACAACCGGTTGGCACAAACGCAGGTTTGACCGCTGTTGCGGAATTTGGCGGTTAGCGCTCCGGTGACGGCAGCGT from the Limnobaculum zhutongyuii genome contains:
- a CDS encoding p-hydroxyphenylacetate 3-hydroxylase reductase component is translated as MTTHADNTLDPRAFRRALGNFATGVTIVTAALSDGTKVGVTANSFNSVSLDPPLVLWSIDKRSGSYPVFEQATHFAINVLAADQVNLSNQFARPQDDKFAGVNIETGAGGAPLFIDCSARFQCEKYQLVDGGDHWIMIGKVVAFDDCGRAPLVYHQGSYSMVLPYPREQKKEECGTTPSTFQGRLRNNIFYLLTQALRSYQADYQPKQLSTGLRANEARMLMVLENDAELERSRLLVEAAMPDREIEEAEENLCRKGLVSHTQSGYRLTDAGTTQAEMLWDIAARQQEQVLSEFSEEEIKTLRKVLKGIIALR
- the hpaA gene encoding 4-hydroxyphenylacetate catabolism regulatory protein HpaA — protein: MNDKNHHPQPFTANIDISKVYDARYESRDVHYESFARLAEFFGRDMQVHWHDCYFQVHFLDSGQIELQLDDQHYSVQAPLFIITPPSIPHAFNTKSDSDGHVLTLRQELVWPLLEKLYPGNQGALNLPAICQSLSGQDKELSTIRTYWQLIATEFQQQDGPGEQTLALLSQALFIQLLRNIEELESSVCSVKGNIKLFQRFNFLIAQHYREHYNVPHYAGLIGITESRLNDLCRRFSNMPPKRLIFERIISEAKRSLLFSTDSVHTIAYQLGFKDPAYFARFFNRMTGSSPTGYRMSRVSISDKQTEPTT
- a CDS encoding p-hydroxyphenylacetate 3-hydroxylase oxygenase component → MKNTNPMLEKLKPILPAIAANAARAELERKVPDENIALLKGIGMHRVFQPKHYGGMEISLPEFTDCVAALAGACGGTAWAFSLLCTHSHQLAMFSKQLQDEIWGDNPDATASSSIAPFSTIREGDGGVYLSGEMGWSSGCDHADWAIVGMRRENDKGELIYSFGVIPRSDYEIRDDWYAVGMRSSGSKTLVIKDAFIPNHRIEAAQDMMEGRSSGFDLYPDSDIFYTPYRPYFACGFASISLGVAERMLVAFKEKTQNRVRAYTGAKVGTATPALMRLAESTHQVGAARAFLEKTWEEHAEHGRNHQYPTRATLTNWRTNQAYAVKMCVEAVDRLFSAAGATSWMEHNEIQRLFRDSHMTAAHAYTDYDICSQILGRELMGLEPDPTMV
- the recJ gene encoding single-stranded-DNA-specific exonuclease RecJ, which produces MNKTQLRRRPQVDSSTLPSTIPALLRHLYASRGVTDASQLDKGARSLLSYQQLDGIQQGVDLLLAALKDKRQIVIVGDFDADGATSTALSILALRSMGFPRVNYLVPNRFEDGYGLSPEVVEQAVELGAELIVTVDNGISSHAGVDSAHAKGIQVLVTDHHLPGETLPAAEAIINPNLDNCEFPSKSLAGVGVAFYLMLALRARLREEKWFEQQGIAEPNLAELLDLVALGTVADVVPLDANNRILVHQGLNRIRAGQCRPGIKALLEVSKRDARQLTANDMGFSLGPRLNAAGRLDNMSIGVELLLSNDMAEARGMASDLDTLNQTRREIEQGMQVEALTLCQQLEQNEAELPYGVAMYHPEWHQGVVGILASRIKERFYRPVIAFAPAGDGILKGSGRSIAGLHLRDALERLDTLYPGLMLRFGGHAMAAGLSLEESRFSEFQQRFADLIGEWLDPSALEGVIWTDGELENALLTLDTAELLRDGGPWGQSFPEPVFDGQFKILQQRLVGERHLKVTVEPVGGGVLLDGIAFNIDTTQWPDASIKQATIAYKLDINEYRGNRNVQLMIQHLWAN
- the xerD gene encoding site-specific tyrosine recombinase XerD, which translates into the protein MAQDNTILIEQFLDALWLERNLAENTLASYRLDLRALSEWLHAHDLTLENAQALDLQSFLADRVDGGYKATSSARMLSAMRRLFQYLYREKIRSDDPSALLSSPKLPQRLPKDLTESQVESLLQTPRTEEPIELRDKAMLEVLYATGLRVSELVGLTISDVSLRQGVVRAIGKGDKERLVPLGEEAVYWLEQYLQYSRPWLINGGTLDILFPSKRGQKMTRQTFWYRIKHYAVLAGIDSEALSPHVLRHAFATHLLNHGADLRVVQMLLGHSDLSTTQIYTHVATERLKQLHQQHHPRA
- the dsbC gene encoding bifunctional protein-disulfide isomerase/oxidoreductase DsbC, with amino-acid sequence MKKGLLLLTLALTAFTSVAKADDAAIKQALQQKLGATQIEILPSPIAGLQTVLTEGGVLYVSSDGKHILQGPLYDISGPVPVNATSDQLGPILSKRMEALKDEMIIYKAPQEKYVVTVFTDITCGYCTKLHKEIAGYNELGITVRYLAYPRQGVESDAEKKMASIWCASDRMTAFDDAMAGKAVKPAKCDIDIKRHYELGSLFGIQGTPAIVVDGTTVLSGYSAPSDLKATLDAYTAHKSGIKVN
- a CDS encoding OmpA family protein; translation: MDNIIKLLTANVTPQLIEKLSHSLGEKESGLGLALPSVFPVVLEQVRNYLKHSDSSHEFIAELEEIPEFNINSLIDGNHHQSDKLSSLMTMITGKMPEITDKVASVFNLNGSSAKMLLTVAGGMVINALRDYVNNRATQSISLKGWLSSQAHLISAELPVQFQSFSVNEATKPNTVKVVAPAKPLLNPDAPIRPTPKLAEKKKGGGKWWLLLLLLLILAAIYFLRGCGTTKESTPVEIAPPAATAQVSTGSLWGNLGDFFRKLLPDGKELNIPQYGVENKLIEFIESNLPVDSTTWFSFDRLLFKTNSAQLEPQSDEQLNNIVAILKAYPNVKLKLGGYTDNTGTEEINLKLSQDRADSVRAQMIQLGADASRLEAKGYGSEHPVAPNDTDENRAKNRRIDILVIEK